The following are encoded together in the uncultured Sphaerochaeta sp. genome:
- a CDS encoding glycoside hydrolase family 3 N-terminal domain-containing protein, whose amino-acid sequence MCKRWLSKLGKRVVQVRMHQMLKNRDAQQDYEPMKLQLPPSKESSKAKQLLALLSLEEKITVLSGQDEFCIPGIERVGLKPVWTSDATLGLRGWNAPVTDFPASISMAASWNTFLLAKVGECIGSECRSLGIGVLLGPGVNLARVPVCGRNFEYFGEDPLLAGKMAAAYIKGVQTHPVITTVKHFACNNSEYDRHKSNSVVDERTLRELYLPAFKYALDAGSLGVMTSYNQVNGTYASEHAYLLEEILRGEWHFDGLVISDWDSLYSSDGVLSSGVDLEMPAGKYLKREKVLEAISRGVVTEEAIDSKALHLFTAYERAGLFDCPLADPALEVGNDKHREIALQVAQEGVVLLKNKDVALPLDPSLKLCIGGDNASRVAQGGGSSMIQWEKPPKTFVSLMEDKATSLPRHWYRSASYRRSVASSDAVVLVVGFNHIEESEAYDRPWELDRVTLRSIEHAAKLNKRTIVIIQSGGALHLSPFADKVSAILWTSYLGSSTADALYNILFGAVSPSGKLPFSIASSLSDYRSMRSYPKDYATFSLERIRKGQGNPNIRQVSPLDYTENLMVGYRQFDSEGPAPLYCFGHGLSYAAFSYDDMMVGEQGEGTFAVSFSLTNISDVSGAEVVQLYIHPLNAKIYRARQELKGFKKVFLNARETTTIEFSVFPEDFSRWDIDTWRFVSDDGPYELRIGSSSRDIRLHQVVEYKERKP is encoded by the coding sequence GTGTGTAAGCGATGGTTATCGAAACTGGGAAAACGTGTGGTCCAGGTACGTATGCACCAGATGCTCAAAAACCGGGATGCCCAGCAGGACTATGAACCGATGAAACTTCAGCTTCCTCCAAGCAAGGAGTCCTCGAAGGCCAAGCAATTGCTCGCTCTTTTGAGTCTTGAAGAGAAAATCACCGTACTGAGTGGGCAGGATGAGTTCTGTATCCCGGGTATTGAGCGTGTTGGTCTGAAACCGGTATGGACCAGTGATGCTACACTAGGGCTCAGGGGATGGAATGCCCCGGTAACTGATTTCCCTGCATCCATTTCCATGGCAGCATCTTGGAATACCTTCCTGCTTGCTAAGGTAGGTGAGTGTATTGGATCAGAATGCCGATCATTGGGCATTGGAGTCTTGCTTGGCCCCGGGGTGAACCTTGCACGGGTTCCGGTCTGTGGGAGAAATTTTGAGTATTTTGGAGAAGACCCCTTGCTTGCCGGGAAGATGGCAGCTGCATATATCAAGGGAGTGCAAACCCACCCAGTCATTACCACGGTCAAGCATTTCGCCTGCAACAACAGTGAGTATGACAGGCATAAGTCCAACTCTGTGGTTGATGAGAGAACGCTCAGGGAGCTCTATCTTCCTGCCTTCAAATATGCATTGGATGCAGGATCGCTCGGGGTGATGACCAGCTATAATCAGGTCAATGGAACCTATGCAAGTGAGCACGCCTATCTCTTGGAAGAAATCCTGAGAGGGGAGTGGCATTTTGATGGACTAGTCATCAGCGACTGGGATTCTCTTTACAGCAGCGATGGTGTACTTTCCTCTGGCGTCGACCTGGAAATGCCTGCAGGGAAATACCTGAAGAGGGAGAAGGTACTGGAGGCCATCTCCAGGGGAGTGGTGACTGAGGAGGCAATCGACAGTAAGGCACTTCATCTTTTCACTGCGTATGAGAGGGCAGGATTGTTCGACTGCCCTCTTGCCGATCCTGCTCTCGAGGTAGGAAATGACAAACATCGAGAGATTGCTTTGCAAGTGGCACAAGAGGGTGTGGTGCTCCTGAAAAACAAGGATGTTGCACTTCCTCTTGATCCTTCCCTAAAGCTCTGTATAGGGGGTGACAATGCTTCCCGGGTGGCTCAAGGGGGAGGCTCTTCCATGATCCAGTGGGAGAAGCCACCAAAGACATTTGTTTCCTTGATGGAAGACAAGGCAACCAGCTTGCCGCGGCATTGGTATCGTAGTGCCTCATACCGGAGAAGTGTTGCTTCCTCTGACGCGGTCGTCCTGGTTGTTGGTTTTAACCACATAGAAGAGTCAGAGGCCTACGATCGCCCTTGGGAGTTGGACCGAGTAACGCTTCGTTCGATAGAACATGCAGCCAAACTGAATAAGAGAACCATTGTGATTATACAGAGTGGGGGAGCGCTCCATCTCTCTCCGTTTGCTGATAAGGTTTCGGCAATTCTCTGGACTTCCTATCTAGGTTCATCAACAGCGGATGCTTTGTACAATATTCTCTTTGGGGCTGTTTCTCCATCAGGGAAGCTTCCCTTTTCCATAGCTTCTTCGCTCTCGGATTACCGCTCGATGCGTAGCTATCCTAAGGATTATGCTACCTTCTCCCTTGAAAGAATACGCAAGGGACAGGGAAATCCCAATATTCGCCAGGTAAGCCCATTGGATTATACGGAGAATCTTATGGTAGGGTATCGCCAGTTTGACAGCGAGGGACCTGCCCCTCTGTACTGTTTTGGCCATGGGCTGAGTTACGCTGCCTTCTCCTATGATGATATGATGGTGGGGGAGCAGGGAGAAGGGACTTTCGCAGTTTCTTTCTCTCTTACCAATATATCTGATGTTTCTGGTGCAGAGGTTGTACAACTTTATATACATCCTTTGAATGCAAAGATCTATCGAGCAAGGCAGGAACTGAAGGGATTCAAGAAGGTGTTTCTCAATGCCAGAGAGACGACAACGATTGAATTCTCTGTCTTTCCAGAAGATTTCTCCCGGTGGGATATCGATACTTGGAGGTTTGTCAGTGATGACGGTCCGTATGAGCTCAGGATTGGTTCGAGCAGTAGGGATATTCGATTGCATCAGGTAGTCGAATACAAGGAAAGGAAGCCATGA